The following are encoded together in the Ovis canadensis isolate MfBH-ARS-UI-01 breed Bighorn chromosome 2, ARS-UI_OviCan_v2, whole genome shotgun sequence genome:
- the FGR gene encoding tyrosine-protein kinase Fgr: protein MGCVFCKKLEPGAKEDDGLEGDFKNYGAADRYGPDPTQSRPASSFSHIPNYNSFSPQPASPAFLDAGTIRGISGIGVTMFIALYDYEARTEDDLTFTKGEKFHILNNTEGDWWEARSLSSGHTGYIPSNYVAPVDSIQAEEWYFGKIGRKDAERQLLSPGNSRGAFLIRESETTKGAYSLSIRDWDQTRGDHVKHYKIRKLDTGGYYITTRAQFDSVQELVQHYLEVNDGLCHLLTAACTTMKPQTLGLAKDAWEISRSSITLERRLGTGCFGDVWLGTWNGSTKVAVKTLKPGTMSPKAFLAEAQIMKLLRHDKLVQLYAVVSEEPIYIVTEFMCHGSLLEFLKDREGHVLKLPHLVDMAAQVAEGMAYMERMNYIHRDLRAANILVGERLVCKIADFGLARLIEDDEYNPQQGTKFPIKWTAPEAALFCRFTIKSDVWSFGILLTELITKGRVPYPGMNNREVLEQVEHGYHMPCPPGCPASLYEVMEQTWRLDPEERPTFEYLQSFLEDYFTSTEPQYQPGDET, encoded by the exons ATGGGCTGTGTGTTCTGCAAGAAGTTGGAGCCGGGGGCCAAAGAGGATGATGGTCTGGAAGGGGACTTCAAGAACTATGGGGCTGCAGACCGCTACGGCCCCGACCCTACTCAGAGCCGGCCTGCATCTTCCTTTTCCCACATCCCCAACTACAACAGCTTCTCCCCTCAGCCCGCCAGCCCCGCCTTCCTCGATGCGGGCACCATCCGGGGCATCTCAG GGATTGGGGTGACCATGTTCATCGCCCTTTATGACTATGAGGCCCGAACGGAGGATGATCTCACCTTCACCAAGGGCGAGAAGTTCCACATCCTGAACAACAC CGAGGGTGACTGGTGGGAGGCTCGGTCCCTCAGCTCCGGACACACTGGCTACATTCCCAGCAACTACGTGGCCCCTGTGGACTCCATCCAGGCTGAAGA GTGGTACTTCGGAAAGATCGGGAGGAAGGACGCTGAGAGGCAGCTGCTCTCCCCAGGGAACTCCCGCGGGGCCTTCCTCATTAGAGAGAGCGAGACCACCAAAG GCGCCTACTCCCTGTCCATCCGGGATTGGGACCAGACCAGAGGCGATCATGTGAAGCATTACAAGATCCGCAAACTGGACACCGGTGGCTACTACATCACAACGAGGGCCCAGTTTGACTCCGTGCAGGAGCTGGTGCAGCACTACCTTG AGGTGAACGATGGGCTGTGCCATCTGCTCACGGCGGCCTGCACCACCATGAAGCCGCAGACGCTGGGCCTGGCCAAGGACGCCTGGGAAATCAGCCGCAGCTCCATCACGCTGGAGCGCCGACTGGGCACCGGCTGCTTTGGGGATGTGTGGCTGG GCACGTGGAACGGCAGCACCAAGGTGGCGGTGAAGACGCTAAAGCCGGGCACCATGTCCCCGAAGGCCTTCCTGGCAGAGGCGCAGATCATGAAGCTGCTGCGCCACGACAAGCTGGTGCAGCTGTACGCGGTGGTGTCCGAGGAGCCCATCTACATCGTGACCGAGTTCATGTGCCACG GTAGCCTGCTGGAGTTCCTCAAGGACCGGGAGGGCCATGTTTTGAAGCTGCCCCACTTGGTGGACATGGCAGCACAG GTTGCTGAGGGCATGGCCTACATGGAGCGCATGAACTATATTCACCGTGACCTCAGGGCAGCCAACATCCTCGTCGGGGAGCGGCTGGTGTGCAAGATTGCTGACTTTGGGCTGGCCCGACTCATCGAGGATGACGAGTACAACCCCCAGCAAG GGACCAAGTTCCCCATCAAGTGGACAGCCCCTGAGGCTGCCCTCTTTTGCAGATTCACTATCAAGTCAGATGTGTGGTCCTTTGGGATTCTACTCACTGAACTCATCACCAAGGGCCGCGTCCCCTACCCAG GCATGAATAACCGCGAAGTGTTGGAACAAGTGGAGCATGGCTACCACATGCCGTGCCCCCCAGGCTGCCCAGCATCCCTGTACGAGGTCATGGAACAAACCTGGCGTCTGGACCCAGAGGAAAGACCCACCTTCGAGTACCTGCAGTCCTTCCTTGAGGACTATTTCACCTCCACAGAACCCCAGTACCAGCCTGGGGATGAGACATAG